Proteins found in one Bicyclus anynana chromosome 24, ilBicAnyn1.1, whole genome shotgun sequence genomic segment:
- the LOC112052413 gene encoding 39S ribosomal protein L35, mitochondrial, whose protein sequence is MFRFAVSAIRNIKPIQFQQLSTRIINQPKSFSTLSTRISAIAYNGCWSNSNLSLTTNKQVLDVCNNLIIPSRTVTKFSLKRGKRKTVKAAVKRFFRLHWGAWIRTKIGRHKKLWKKSQPQKRRLRQHVFVNATQNVLLDKMVTKYWKRPKYYVDDPYEPYHTREEFHITRKKPRETY, encoded by the exons atgttccgTTTTGCTGTATCTG CCATCCGGAATATAAAACCGATTCAGTTCCAGCAACTAAGTACCAGGATTATAAATCAACCAAAAAGTTTCTCCACTCTAAGTACAAGAATCAGTGCGATTGCTTACAATGGTTGCTGGAGCAACTCCAATTTATCATTGACGACCAATAAGCAAGTGTTAGATGTAtgtaacaatttaataattCCATCCAGAACAGTCACAAAATTCAGTTTGAAGAGAGGCAAAAGGAAGACTGTTAAGGCCGCTGTGAAGCGCTTCTTTAGATTGCATTGGGGAGCGTGGATAAGAACAAAAATTGGTAGACACAAGAAATTGTGGAAGAAGTCTCAACCACAAAAGAGGCGTTTGCGTCAACATGTATTTGTCAACGCCACCCAGAATGTGTTATTAGACAAAATGGTTACCAAATATTGGAAGAGGCCAAAATACTATGTAGATGATCCATATGAGCCGTATCACACCAGGGAAGAGTTCCATATCACAAGAAAGAAACCAAGAGAAACATACTAA